The Triticum aestivum cultivar Chinese Spring chromosome 3A, IWGSC CS RefSeq v2.1, whole genome shotgun sequence genome includes a region encoding these proteins:
- the LOC123057628 gene encoding uncharacterized protein: MPRSSSSAPRILGRAMAILTLPLTPLSKARAATTLLLFKRRRARRLRHYNYAYVGEYQFSPSGSPLLLPRPPGVSAWRARRRSRARTVLAALLCGGGCGFGGFDGDGGIDVAVLDGLLPLPQALQEDERAADDGASYGYGEEEVSDGEEGVEVAEEFEGDEEVDGRAERFIERFYEEMRLQQRRLL; the protein is encoded by the coding sequence ATGCCGAGGTCTTCTTCCTCCGCGCCCCGCATCCTCGGCAGGGCCATGGCCATCCTCACCCTGCCGCTCACCCCGCTCTCCAAGGCCAGGGCGGCGACGACCCTGCTCCTCTTCAAGAGGCGCCGCGCGCGCCGCCTGCGCCACTACAACTACGCCTACGTGGGCGAGTACCAGTTCTCCCCGTCCGGCTCCCCGCTGCTCCTGCCCCGCCCGCCCGGCGTCTCCGCGTGGCGCGCCAGGCGGCGGAGCCGGGCCAGGACGGTCCTCGCCGCGCTGCTCTGCGGCGGCGGGTGCGGCTTCGGCGGCTTCGACGGGGACGGCGGGATCGACGTCGCCGTGCTCGACGGCCTGCTGCCCCTGCCCCAGGCTCTgcaggaggacgagcgggcggctGACGACGGCGCGTCGTACGGGTACGGCGAGGAGGAGGTGTCCGACGGCGAGGAGGGGGTGGAGGTGGCGGAGGAGTTCGAGGGGGACGAGGAGGTGGACGGCCGCGCCGAGCGGTTCATCGAGAGGTTCTACGAGGAGATGAGGCTGCAGCAGAGGCGCCTCCTCTAG
- the LOC123057629 gene encoding ABC transporter G family member 5, with protein sequence MASSGHMVVGVGGPDEQEPVPVPYVLSFTDLCYSVSKRRGGLMGCLPSRGRNQIANASTKALLDGISGEAREGELFAVMGASGAGKSTLLDALAGRITRASLRGSVTLNGEPLTDGRLRAISAYVMQDDLLYPMLTVRETLLFAAEFRLPRALSAARKRDRVDALIRQLGLSGAADTVVGDETRRGVSGGERRRVSIGADIIHDPILLFLDEPTSGLDSTSAFMVVQVLRDIARSGSVVVMTIHQPSARILGILGRLLLLSSGRAVYAGTPAGLKPFFSELGTPIPDNENPAEFALDTIRDLERQPDGAAKLADFNARWHGDTIGKVSSTVMSLELAVAESVSRGKLSRLIESTTGTVGMPTYANPLALEVWVLSKRSFINFRRMPELFALRLGTLMVTGLVLATIFFRLDDTPRGVKERLGFFAMGMTTMFYVSAGTLPVFIQERHVYLRETEHNAYRRISYVLASSAVFFPSLVILCLAFAVITFFAVGLAGGGASFGFFVLTVLASLWAGSGFVTFLSAVVPHVMLGYTVVVAVLAYFLLLSGFFITRDRIPGYWMWLHYMSLVKYPYQALVQNEFGDASRCFARGIQVFDGTPVGGMSEAVKMKVLGAISAALGTNVTASTCLLTAADVLKQQAVTDLGKWSCLLVTAAFGFFFSALFYVVLLVGGKNKRR encoded by the coding sequence ATGGCGAGCTCCGGCCACAtggtcgtcggcgttggtggaccTGATGAGCAGGAGCCGGTGCCGGTGCCGTACGTGCTGTCCTTCACGGACCTATGCTACAGCGTCAGCAAGCGCCGGGGCGGGCTGATGGGCTGCCTGCCGTCGCGCGGTAGGAACCAAATCGCCAACGCCAGCACCAAGGCGCTGCTCGACggcatctccggcgaggcgcgcgaGGGCGAGCTGTTCGCGGTGATGGGCGCCAGTGGGGCCGGCAAGTCCACGCTCCTCGACGCCCTTGCCGGCCGGATCACCCGGGCCAGCCTCCGCGGCAGCGTCACGCTCAACGGCGAGCCGCTCACCGACGGCCGCCTCCGCGCCATCTCCGCGTACGTGATGCAGGACGACCTGCTGTACCCGATGCTGACCGTGCGCGAGACGCTGCTGTTCGCCGCCGAGTTCCGCCTCCCGCGGGCGCTCTCCGCGGCCAGGAAACGCGACCGCGTCGACGCGCTCATCCGCCAGCTCGGCCTCTCCGGCGCCGCCGACACCGTCGTCGGCGACGAGACACGCCGAGGGGTGTCGGGCGGCGAGCGGCGCCGCGTCTCCATCGGAGCGGATATCATCCACGACCCCATCCTGCTCTTCCTCGACGAGCCCACGTCCGGCCTCGACTCCACCAGCGCCTTCATGGTGGTCCAGGTGCTCCGAGACATCGCTCGGAGCGGCAGCGTCGTCGTCATGACCATCCACCAGCCCAGCGCGCGCATCCTCGGAATCCTCGGCCGCCTCCTGCTCCTCTCCAGCGGCCGCGCCGTCTACGCTGGCACTCCAGCCGGCCTCAAGCCCTTCTTCTCCGAGCTCGGCACGCCCATCCCCGACAACGAGAACCCGGCCGAGTTCGCGCTCGACACCATCCGAGACCTCGAGCGCCAGCCCGACGGCGCCGCGAAGCTCGCCGACTTCAATGCCAGGTGGCACGGCGACACCATCGGCAAGGTGAGCAGCACTGTGATGTCGCTGGAGTTGGCCGTGGCCGAGAGCGTCTCCCGGGGTAAGCTGAGCCGGCTGATCGAGAGCACCACCGGCACAGTGGGGATGCCGACGTACGCGAACCCGCTGGCGTTGGAGGTGTGGGTGCTGAGCAAGAGATCGTTCATCAACTTCCGGCGCATGCCGGAGCTCTTCGCGCTGCGCCTGGGCACGCTCATGGTGACGGGCCTCGTCCTGGCGACCATCTTCTTCCGCCTGGACGACACGCCCAGGGGCGTCAAGGAGCGGCTCGGCTTCTTCGCCATGGGCATGACCACCATGTTCTACGTCAGCGCCGGCACGCTGCCGGTGTTCATCCAGGAGCGCCACGTGTACCTCCGCGAGACGGAGCACAACGCGTACCGCCGGATCTCGTACGTCCTCGCCAGCTCCGCGGTGTTCTTCCCGTCGCTGGTCATCCTGTGCCTGGCGTTCGCGGTCATCACCTTCTTCGCCGTCGgcctggccggcggcggcgcgtccTTCGGCTTCTTCGTGCTCACCGTCCTGGCCTCCCTCTGGGCGGGCAGCGGCTTCGTGACGTTCCTGTCGGCGGTGGTGCCGCACGTGATGCTGGGCTacacggtggtggtggccgtcctcgcctacttcctcctcctctccggcttCTTCATCACCCGGGACAGGATCCCGGGCTACTGGATGTGGCTCCACTACATGTCCCTCGTCAAGTACCCGTACCAGGCGCTGGTGCAGAACGAGTTCGGCGACGCCAGCAGGTGCTTCGCGCGGGGGATCCAGGTGTTCGACGGGACGCCCGTCGGCGGCATGTCGGAGGCCGTCAAGATGAAGGTGCTCGGCGCCATCAGCGCCGCCCTCGGCACCAACGTCACGGCCAGCACGTGCCTCCTCACCGCCGCCGACGTGCTCAAGCAGCAGGCCGTCACGGACCTAGGGAAGTGGAGTTGCCTCCTGGTCACGGCGGCATTCGGCTTCTTCTTCAGTGCTCTCTTCTACGTCGTCTTGCTCGTCGGGGGCAAGAACAAACGGAGATGA